The stretch of DNA CGATATACTTTCGGCTTTCGGCGATATTCCTTTGCCTCCGTACATAAAAAGGCAAACCGTAAAAGAAGACAAATACACTTATCAAACTGTTTACGCTCAGAGTTTGGGGTCGGTGGCAGCACCCACAGCCGGCTTGCATTTTACTGATGAGGTTTTTGAGAGATTGAAAAACAAAAATATTATTCCAACTTATGTAACTCTTCATGTAGGAGCCGGCACTTTTAAACCAGTTGGCGAACAAGGCGTAGGCAAACACATTATGCATAGCGAATACATCGAAGTGCCTATTGATGTTATTAGAGCAATTATTGAGAACGATACATCAATAACTGCTGTAGGGACTACTACGGTAAGAACTCTTGAAAGTGTTTATTGGCAAGGAGTTTATTGGATTTGTAATGAAGTCAAAAATCCTTTAATGAATGTAAATCAGTGGATGCCTTACGAATTGCCAGATAATGTTAGCGTTAAGGAGTCTTTGAGCAAAGTAATTGAGGTTTTGGAAAAATATAACTTGAAATCTTTAAAAGGTTACACTTCGTTGATGATTGTGCCGGGTTACAAATACAGAATTATCAAGCGTTTGATAACAAATTTTCATCAACCAAAAAGCACTTTGTTGTTGTTGGTTTCGGCATTTATAGGCGATGGCTGGAAAGATGTTTACAATCATGCTTTGGCAAACGATTATCGCTTTTTAAGCTACGGCGATGCGTGTTTGTTTACCAACCAAAGCAAATAAAAAATCAGTTTTTCGGTTATCGTAAAAATAAGTACTTTTGGAGATGAAATAAAAATAAAAGCTATGTCAGAATTAACGAAAGGTATTTGTACGGTAGGTGTTTCGCCTATTCGCAACGATAATTCTCATGCATCAGAAATGGTAAGTCAGTTACTTTTTGGCGAAACATTTTCGATATTGGAAACGGATACCGAATTTATAAAAATAAAAGCCGATTACGACTCTTACGAAGGTTGGATATCGGCTAAGCAGTATTTACCAATAGATGACGACTTTACAGCCGATAACGAAAAAGAAACCGTATTTGTCGGAGAGTTTTTTTCGGAGGTCATCAATAGCGAAACTCAAAAAAAGATTAATGTAAGCATCGGTTGTCTATTACCACATTACAAAAACGGCGAATTTAATATTGGCAGCGACAAATACTATTACAAAGGAAAAGTTATTTCCAACAAAGCCGATGCAAACGAATTATTCGGACAATTGCGAAATTTTGAAGGAGTATCGTATTTGTGGGGAGGTCGCTCCATGCACGGGTTCGACTGTTCGGGGTTTACGCAGTTGATATACAAACTTTTGGGATATAAATTGCCGCGAAATTCCAAACAGCAAGCCGAAATTGGGAATAACGTGTATTTCATCAGCGAAGCGGTTTTGGGTGATTTGGCTTTTTTTGCCGAAAGCGAACAAGAGGAAGAAATCACCCATGTTGGAATTATGCTGAGCAATAATAAGATAATGCACGCATCGGGGATTGTTAAAATTGACGATATTGGCTCCTACGGCATAATTGATAAGCGTAACAGCAAATATTCGCACGTTTTAAAACTTATAAAACGCATATTGTAATCGTAATATTTTTATTTTGTATTGTATTGTTGACATTGAAACCACCGGCGGAAATGCAACTTCTGCCCGAATAATAGAAATTGCCATTGTAAAGTTTGATGGAATCGATGTTGTGTCAACTTATTCAACATTGATTAATCCGCGAAGCAAAGTGCCGCCTTTTATTTCAAAACTGACGGGAATAAGCGATAAAATGCTCGTCGATAAACCGTTTTTTGAAGATGTTGCCGACGATATTTTGGAGTTTACCGAAGATTGCTGTTTTGTATCGCATCCTATAAAAATGGATTACGAATTTGTGCAGAAAGAGTTTTCACGTATTGGCTTATTATTCGAGCGAGAAACTTTATGTACCATGCAATTGACAAAGAAGTTTTTTCCAAATTTAGAACATTATAGTTTGAAAAGTTTATGCGAGAAGTTTGATATCAAAAACCATTATCCGCATCGTGCCTTAGGCGATGCTATGGCAACAACCGAACTGCTGAAATATATTATCAAAATCAATCCAACACTACAACTAATTGACTATAGCGAGCTTAACGACAAGTTGGATTTAAAGATTTTTAGAGAATTACCTAAAAAATCGGGTGTTTATTTTTTTCACGACGAAGAAGGTAAGATAATATTAAGCGGCAAGACCAATAATATTTTAAACAGGGTGGTTTTTCATTTTCAAAACAAATCGAGCAGAAAGTATCAAACCATAAGCACCCAAACTGTAAACATCACTTACGAAATTACCGGAAGCAAACTGATATCGATATTAAAGTTGTATCAAAGCAGAAATACTAATAACAATCAGCCCGAAGGCGAGCAATGTGTTTTTGAAAACGATAACTTTGTAATAATTGAAGATGGCAGAACAGAAGACGAACTATCGGTTTTACTTGTAAAAAACAATGAGTACGTCGGCTACGGCTGGATTCCCAAAAGTGATATCAAGTTTAATGTAAAAACTATCGAAAGCTATATAAGCAACCGACTTGTCTTGCCATACGAAAATAAGATAGTGTTTAATTATTTGAAGTCGGAAAAAAGCTTGAAAGTTAGAGCTATTAGCCATTAGCTGTTTCGGGGTACGTGGTGCGTGTTACGTGGTGCGGGTTAGTTTTGAGTTCCGAGTTATGAGCCTCAAAACTCCTGACTCAAAACTCAAAACTCATAACTTCTGACTTTCGACCACTCCCGAAGTCTCGGGACAAGCCAGCACCCATCACTCACCACCGACCACTAACCACTATTCACCATTCACCATTCACCACTTAGTCGCTTACTTTTTTATAACTCAAAAAAGCCCACGCATTCAACAAAATGCAGAACAATCCTAAAATACCTATTGCAGGCAGAACATCAAGGGTAGAGCTGCCTACTAAGTAAACTCTGCGCATAATGTCTATATAATACGTTAGCGGATTTGAAAACGCGATTACTTTAGCCCACACCGGCATCCCGTCTATGCTCGAAAACAAACCGCTGAGCAAAATTATTACCAATATAAAAAACAAGAAAGTGAAAACGGCTTGCTGCAACGTGCTTGAGTAGTTCGACACAATTATTCCCATTCCGGATATTCCTATAATAAATATTGTTGAAGCTATAAAAATTGCAAATATGCTTCCTGCCGGAAAAAGTCCGTACATCAACCAGCCAATAACCATAGAAATAAATAGTATTATAAAACCTATAATCCAGTGTGGTATCAATTTGCCGAGAATGAATGTATATCTGTTTATAGGTGTAACATTTATTTGCCTGATTGTTCCTTTTTCCTTTTCGCCAACAATATTAAGAGTCGGTAACATACCTACAATTAGCGTAACCAACAAAACGAAAAACGCAGGTATCATATACGTTTTGTAGTTTAAATCGGGGTTGTAACTGTAATTGGTTGTAATATCGATGTGTGGATTGATTTTATTGGTGTTTAGCTCTAAAAGTCCTTTTTCTTTTCGTATTTCGTTAGAAAAATTATTCAAAATCCTGACTAAATAATTATTGCCAAGAAGTCCTTGTGTACCGTCGACAGAATTAACACTAATCATCAGTTGCGCATTTTTATTTTTAATTAAGTTTTTATCAAAATCAGCAGGAATTTCAATAATAATATTGCAGTCGCCTTTTTTAAAATCGTCCATAGAGCTTTTATACGAAGGCGATACTTCTTTCAGAATGAAATACTTAGAAGCATCTATTTTGCTTATAATCCGTTGTGAATACGCTCCTTTTGAGTAATCAATAACATTTACTTTAATGTTTTTTACTTCAAAATTGATAGCCCACGGAAACAATATCATAGTCATGAGCGGATACAGCGTAATGAGCAGAGGCATGGTTCTGTCTCTGATAATTTGCTTAAATTCTTTTTGTATCAGATATTTCAAAGTTCTCATTTCAAATGGTCTTTAATACTGATTATACTTGCTGTAATAAAAGCGACTGCCATAAGCAACATAACCGAAAGTTCGCCTATAACATATCTGAAACCTAAACCCTCAATCATAACTTTTTTGATAAACGCAATAAACCACCGCGCCGGCACCGTTGCCGAGAACCACTGCAAAACCACAGGCATGTTATCTATAGGGAAAATCATACCCGAAAGCACTAGCGTTGGCAACATTAAACCGATACCGGAAATAATAACAGCATCTGATTGTTTTTTAGCTACTGAAGAAACCAATATACCTAAGGTTAGCACCATTGTGATAAAAAGTAATGAACCCAAAAGCAGTAGCAGCAAGCTGCCGCGTATTGGGACTTGCAGTACAAATACCGAAAGTAGCAGAATAGTGATAACGTTAACAATTGAAATTACAATATATGGAGCAACTTTTGCCGATATAAGGACTGCGCTATTAATTGGCGAGCTAAGTAACACGTCCATAGAGCCGAGTTCTTTTTCGCGTACTATCGATGCTGAAGTCATGATGGCACAGATGATAGTTATCACCAAACCGATAATTCCGGGCACAAAGGTATATACCGATTTCATTTGCGGATTGTAAACAAAATTGGATTCAACGTTGATATGGTAAGGCACAAAGTTATCGACAGTTATTTCTGACTGATATTTTTGCAGTATTGCGGTTGCGTAGTTGCTTGCAATTGTCCCACGGTTTGGGTCGCAGGTGTTGACAATGATTTGCACTTGCGATTTTACTTTTTTGTTTAAATTTTTGTCAAATTGCGGACTGAAAACTATAGCCATTTCTATCTTGCCTTTCTTCATCAACTCTTCGACTTCGTATATGCTGTTTATGTGTCCTTTTACGTTGAAATATCTGTTATGAACAAATAACTCTTCAATTTGCTGTGTGCTGGTACTTTCGTTGGGTGTATAGAATACGGTTTTTATGTTATTTACGTCCATGTTTATAGCAAAGCCAAACATAAGAACCTGAATAATAGGCATACCTAATACAATGAGCAAAGTTCGCTTGTCTCGCATAATATGCAAGAATTCCTTTTTTACGAATGCGTTAAACTTTTTCATTTTCAATATATTAGTTATTCCCTGTTTCGAGCTAACTTTCTGAACACTTCGTCCATATTTTTAGCATCAAGATTTTCTTTCAGATTTTTTGGAGTGTCGAGAGCTTCAATTTTACCATCTACCATAATAGAAACTCTGTCGCAATATTCGGCTTCGTCCATATAGTGAGTTGTAACAAACACGGTAATTCCGTCGCCACTGGCTTTGTAAATCATTTCCCAAAACTGTCGTCTGGCTGCGGGGTCAACTCCGCCTGTGGGTTCGTCTAGAAATACAATTTGCGGCTTATGGAAAATTGCTACCGAAAAAGCCAACTTTTGCTTCCAACCAAGCGGCAGCGATTTTACAAAGGTATTGCGTTCCGATTCAAAGTCAAGTTGATGTAGCAGTTCATCAGTTTTATCTTTTATTTCTTTATCTCTTAATCCGTAAATGCCACCAAAAAATTTTATATTTTCCCAAACTTTTAAATCTTCGTACAAAGAAAATTTTTGGCTCATGTAGCCTATATTTTTTTTGATTTCTTCTTGTTGAGTCAGAATATTGTAACCTGCCACAGTTCCTTCGCCTGAAGTGGGCTTGTTAAGTCCGCAAAGCATACTTATTGCAGTAGTTTTTCCGGCTCCGTTAGCTCCCAAAAATCCGAATATTTCCCCTTTTTTTACATCAAAAGTAATATTGTCAACGGCAGTAAACTTCCCAAACTTTTTGGTTAGGTTTTTTACTTTAACGGCGTATATTGTATTATCTGTTTCCATAATTAATCGTCGCTTGTTAGTGCCATAAAGCAGTCTTCAATATTAGGTTCAATAGCATTTAAGCTGATGTTAGTGTGATTTTTGCCTTGCAAATAAATTAAAAAATCAGTTTCGTCAAAGTCAGGTCTGGTTGTAAAGTGATGTTCGTTTCCGAAGGCGAAGCATTTTTTAATATCGGGATAATTTTTTGCGTCGTAAAAAATCGAAATCATATTATCGGCACTGAGTCTCCAAAGATTTTCGTTATAGCTATTTATAATATTCTGCGGAGTATCAACAGCCAAAAATTCGCCGTCTTTCATAAGAGCAATATTGTCGCAAAGGCTAGCTTCGTCCATGTATGCGGTAGAAATCAAAATTGTAATACCCGATTGTTTTAAACTCTTGAGCATGTCCCAAAGTTCTTTTCTCGATAGCGGATCGACGCCTGTTGTAGGTTCGTCCAATATCAACACTTTGGGTTTATGTATAAGAGCGCAGCTCAGAGCCAATTTTTGTTTCATGCCTCCCGATAGCTGACCTGCCTTGCGGTCTTTAAACTCTTCTATTTGCGAATATATGTCTTTTATGAGATGATAATTTTCCTCAATACTTGTGCCGTACAGCGTTGCAAAAAAGTTTAGGTTTTCTTCAACCGATAAATCCATATACAAAGAAAACTCGCCGGGCATATATCCTATAATGTTTCTAATTTTTTTGTATTCGGTAACGACGTCCAAATTGTCAACTTTTGCAATTCCGCTATCGGGATATATAAGCGTAGCAATTATTTTAAACAAAGTAGATTTTCCTGCGCCGTCGGGACCAATAACGCCAAAAATTTCACCTTTCTCGCAACTAAAGCTAATGCCTTTGTTGGAATCACTAGGAGAGCCAATACCGGCATATTTACCCGATATTTTCGAGTGATGGTTTTTTCTCAAATTTTCAGCGTAAATCATCATCTTGCTACAATATTACTTCGCCGTACATTCCTATTTTCAAATAACCGTCGTTTTTAACGCTCACTTTAATTGCATACACCAAGTTTGAGCGTTGGTCTTCGGTTTGTATTGTTTTTGGTGTAAATTCGGCTTCTTCCGAAATCCAAGTTATTACTCCATCGTATTCTTTGTATTCTTCACCGTAGTCAATTCTAACCTTTACTTTATCGTTTAATTTTATTTGTGTTAGTTTCTGATACGAAATGTAAGCTCTAAGCACCATATCGTCGAGATTGGCAATCTTCAACAATGGCATTCCTATGCTTGTAAACTCGCCTGTTTCTACATATTTTTCAATGATTGTACCTGCAATCGGACTTTTAATTTTGCATTTATCCAATTGGTCGTTTATTTGCGCAATCTGGACATCGACGGCATCGCTCTGAGCCGTAATTGTTTGCGACGAACTTGCAAGGTCGGAAGTTAGTGCTGTTAATTGTTTATTCAGTAGCGAAATTTGAGCATTTATGTCGTCCAACTTCTTTTGACCTACAACTTTGGCTTCAATAAGATTTTCGGTACGTTGCTTTTCGGTGTTCAAAGTTGCAATTTGTTGTTCTATAGTTGCAGTTTGTTTTTTAATATCCGGTTTTCGAGCTATTATCGCACTATTATTGGCGTACAGTAGCATCTTTTGCAAATATAGTTGCGTACTATCTATATTACCGATTATTTGGTCGGCGGCAACAAG from Lentimicrobiaceae bacterium encodes:
- a CDS encoding S-adenosylmethionine:tRNA ribosyltransferase-isomerase; the protein is MDFSEIHINDYDYNLPESKIAYKAVTPRDTSKLLVRENNKIYDDNFYNVHNWLPENTMLILNNTKVLQSRLRFKKPTGAEIEVFCLSPYPEEITFDEVLVQTGSGSWKCFVGNARRWKQEDLKAKILVQNSEVEVVARMGERIGDAFLIHFSWNSSTITFADILSAFGDIPLPPYIKRQTVKEDKYTYQTVYAQSLGSVAAPTAGLHFTDEVFERLKNKNIIPTYVTLHVGAGTFKPVGEQGVGKHIMHSEYIEVPIDVIRAIIENDTSITAVGTTTVRTLESVYWQGVYWICNEVKNPLMNVNQWMPYELPDNVSVKESLSKVIEVLEKYNLKSLKGYTSLMIVPGYKYRIIKRLITNFHQPKSTLLLLVSAFIGDGWKDVYNHALANDYRFLSYGDACLFTNQSK
- a CDS encoding C40 family peptidase, whose product is MSELTKGICTVGVSPIRNDNSHASEMVSQLLFGETFSILETDTEFIKIKADYDSYEGWISAKQYLPIDDDFTADNEKETVFVGEFFSEVINSETQKKINVSIGCLLPHYKNGEFNIGSDKYYYKGKVISNKADANELFGQLRNFEGVSYLWGGRSMHGFDCSGFTQLIYKLLGYKLPRNSKQQAEIGNNVYFISEAVLGDLAFFAESEQEEEITHVGIMLSNNKIMHASGIVKIDDIGSYGIIDKRNSKYSHVLKLIKRIL
- a CDS encoding exonuclease domain-containing protein, which gives rise to MYCIVDIETTGGNATSARIIEIAIVKFDGIDVVSTYSTLINPRSKVPPFISKLTGISDKMLVDKPFFEDVADDILEFTEDCCFVSHPIKMDYEFVQKEFSRIGLLFERETLCTMQLTKKFFPNLEHYSLKSLCEKFDIKNHYPHRALGDAMATTELLKYIIKINPTLQLIDYSELNDKLDLKIFRELPKKSGVYFFHDEEGKIILSGKTNNILNRVVFHFQNKSSRKYQTISTQTVNITYEITGSKLISILKLYQSRNTNNNQPEGEQCVFENDNFVIIEDGRTEDELSVLLVKNNEYVGYGWIPKSDIKFNVKTIESYISNRLVLPYENKIVFNYLKSEKSLKVRAISH
- a CDS encoding ABC transporter permease, whose amino-acid sequence is MRTLKYLIQKEFKQIIRDRTMPLLITLYPLMTMILFPWAINFEVKNIKVNVIDYSKGAYSQRIISKIDASKYFILKEVSPSYKSSMDDFKKGDCNIIIEIPADFDKNLIKNKNAQLMISVNSVDGTQGLLGNNYLVRILNNFSNEIRKEKGLLELNTNKINPHIDITTNYSYNPDLNYKTYMIPAFFVLLVTLIVGMLPTLNIVGEKEKGTIRQINVTPINRYTFILGKLIPHWIIGFIILFISMVIGWLMYGLFPAGSIFAIFIASTIFIIGISGMGIIVSNYSSTLQQAVFTFLFFILVIILLSGLFSSIDGMPVWAKVIAFSNPLTYYIDIMRRVYLVGSSTLDVLPAIGILGLFCILLNAWAFLSYKKVSD
- a CDS encoding ABC transporter permease, translating into MKKFNAFVKKEFLHIMRDKRTLLIVLGMPIIQVLMFGFAINMDVNNIKTVFYTPNESTSTQQIEELFVHNRYFNVKGHINSIYEVEELMKKGKIEMAIVFSPQFDKNLNKKVKSQVQIIVNTCDPNRGTIASNYATAILQKYQSEITVDNFVPYHINVESNFVYNPQMKSVYTFVPGIIGLVITIICAIMTSASIVREKELGSMDVLLSSPINSAVLISAKVAPYIVISIVNVITILLLSVFVLQVPIRGSLLLLLLGSLLFITMVLTLGILVSSVAKKQSDAVIISGIGLMLPTLVLSGMIFPIDNMPVVLQWFSATVPARWFIAFIKKVMIEGLGFRYVIGELSVMLLMAVAFITASIISIKDHLK
- a CDS encoding ABC transporter ATP-binding protein, yielding METDNTIYAVKVKNLTKKFGKFTAVDNITFDVKKGEIFGFLGANGAGKTTAISMLCGLNKPTSGEGTVAGYNILTQQEEIKKNIGYMSQKFSLYEDLKVWENIKFFGGIYGLRDKEIKDKTDELLHQLDFESERNTFVKSLPLGWKQKLAFSVAIFHKPQIVFLDEPTGGVDPAARRQFWEMIYKASGDGITVFVTTHYMDEAEYCDRVSIMVDGKIEALDTPKNLKENLDAKNMDEVFRKLARNRE
- a CDS encoding ABC transporter ATP-binding protein; protein product: MMIYAENLRKNHHSKISGKYAGIGSPSDSNKGISFSCEKGEIFGVIGPDGAGKSTLFKIIATLIYPDSGIAKVDNLDVVTEYKKIRNIIGYMPGEFSLYMDLSVEENLNFFATLYGTSIEENYHLIKDIYSQIEEFKDRKAGQLSGGMKQKLALSCALIHKPKVLILDEPTTGVDPLSRKELWDMLKSLKQSGITILISTAYMDEASLCDNIALMKDGEFLAVDTPQNIINSYNENLWRLSADNMISIFYDAKNYPDIKKCFAFGNEHHFTTRPDFDETDFLIYLQGKNHTNISLNAIEPNIEDCFMALTSDD
- a CDS encoding HlyD family efflux transporter periplasmic adaptor subunit, which gives rise to MKTTPLVYIVIIALLLITSCNDKYDNDKASGAFEATEIVISAEANGKVTNLDVSEGELVAADQIIGNIDSTQLYLQKMLLYANNSAIIARKPDIKKQTATIEQQIATLNTEKQRTENLIEAKVVGQKKLDDINAQISLLNKQLTALTSDLASSSQTITAQSDAVDVQIAQINDQLDKCKIKSPIAGTIIEKYVETGEFTSIGMPLLKIANLDDMVLRAYISYQKLTQIKLNDKVKVRIDYGEEYKEYDGVITWISEEAEFTPKTIQTEDQRSNLVYAIKVSVKNDGYLKIGMYGEVIL